One window of the Deinococcus aerius genome contains the following:
- a CDS encoding alpha-ketoacid dehydrogenase subunit beta produces MTATPPTKTRTLTMVAAINDALALALERDPDVHIFGEDVGVMGGVFRATDGLQARFGQGRVFDTPLAEAGIVGMGIGMGLAGLKPVAEIQFAGFLYPALDQVLSHLGRYRHRTRSRYHLPMVIRAPYGGGVHTPEQHADSPEAILAHTPGVKVVIPSTPADAKGLLLAAIEDPDPVFFFEAIKLYRSVKEEVPDGYYTIPLGQARVVTEGDDVTVICYGGMVEVAQKAAEAARAHGIGVEVIDLRTLVPLDTDTILASVQKTGRVVIVTEAPRTGGFHSEISATIAEEAIEFLRAPIVRVTGFDAPYPPFTSIEDVYRPNPVRVAKAIRQVMAY; encoded by the coding sequence ATGACCGCCACCCCTCCCACCAAGACCCGCACCCTCACGATGGTCGCCGCCATCAACGACGCCCTCGCGCTCGCGCTGGAACGGGACCCCGACGTTCACATCTTCGGCGAGGACGTGGGCGTGATGGGCGGCGTGTTCCGGGCGACAGACGGCCTGCAAGCCCGTTTCGGGCAAGGGCGCGTGTTCGACACCCCGCTCGCCGAGGCCGGGATCGTGGGTATGGGCATCGGCATGGGGCTGGCGGGGCTGAAGCCCGTCGCGGAAATCCAGTTCGCGGGCTTCCTGTACCCGGCGCTCGACCAGGTCCTCTCGCACCTGGGCCGTTACCGCCACCGCACCCGCAGCCGCTACCACCTGCCGATGGTGATTCGCGCGCCCTACGGCGGCGGCGTTCACACGCCCGAGCAGCACGCGGACTCGCCCGAGGCGATCCTGGCGCACACCCCCGGCGTCAAGGTCGTGATCCCCAGCACCCCTGCCGACGCCAAGGGCCTGCTCCTCGCCGCCATCGAGGACCCCGACCCGGTCTTCTTCTTCGAGGCGATCAAGCTCTACCGCTCGGTGAAGGAGGAGGTGCCGGACGGGTACTACACGATTCCGCTGGGGCAGGCGCGCGTGGTGACGGAAGGCGACGACGTGACCGTGATCTGCTACGGCGGCATGGTCGAGGTCGCGCAGAAGGCCGCCGAGGCCGCGAGGGCGCACGGAATCGGCGTCGAGGTGATCGACCTGCGAACACTCGTGCCGCTGGACACGGACACCATCCTCGCCTCGGTCCAGAAGACGGGCCGGGTCGTCATCGTGACCGAGGCGCCGCGGACGGGCGGCTTCCACAGTGAAATCAGCGCGACCATCGCGGAGGAGGCCATCGAGTTCCTGCGCGCGCCCATCGTGCGGGTGACGGGCTTCGACGCGCCGTACCCGCCCTTCACCTCCATCGAGGACGTGTACCGCCCCAACCCGGTGCGGGTGGCGAAGGCAATCCGGCAGGTCATGGCGTACTGA